The Myroides phaeus DNA segment TTATCTTATTTTTGTGTTAGTAGTTATAATGGCTCTTTTTACTTTAGTGGGAGCAATGATTATGATTATTTTAGAGAAACAATCCAATATTAAAACCTTGAACGAACTTGGTACACCACTAACTGATTTAAGAAAAATATTCTTATTTCAGGGAATGATTATTTGTGGTTTAGGAAGTTTAATAGGTGTTTTTTTAGGAGTTGTTTTTGTTTTACTTCAAGCGCATTTTCAGTTTATCTCAATTAGAGAGGGAATGGCTTATCCTGTTGAGTTCAACTTAATGAACTTAGTTTTAGTGTTTGTATCAATTATTTTCTTAGGATTGATAGCATCGCTAATAGCGTCGTCTCGTGTGAATCATAACTATTTACAAGCAAACAAATAATCGTTAATTTTTATCGGTTTAGATTTTCTTTGTTATTCTTTTTGCGGTGTAATTTATTCATTACTTCTGTTTTTTATTGATTTTGTAGTGTCATATTGAAATATTGTAAATATTTTAGTAATTCACAATTATAGAAATTGCGCTTAGTCGTAATGACGACTCTTATTGAATGTCGTTTTCTTACATTTGTGATTATTGAGAATGATATTTAGTTTACAAAAAACAATAAAACAGACAATTATGAGAAATTCTTTTAATGAATATAAAAGCTACGTAAGTGACTTTGCGGCTGATAGTGTATCACTAACAGAACAAGCAAAATCATTTATAGAAGCAAATGATTATAATGATCCTAATCAATGGTATAAAGCTTATGCAATATGTCTGTTAGCGGTTAAAGAAGCAAAAAGTAATGAAGTAATTGAAGAATTATATATTCAATTGAACGAAGATTCTAATTGTGTTCATAGCAGTATGTCTTTAAATGCAGAGGATTATGCTACTTGGTTTACAGATGTTAGAGAATTAAATAACTTATTTATAAATCAAGGTTTTATAAGAGCTTATGGTTTTCAATATGAGTTGTTTTTAAATGCTCGTTTTAGCTATAAAGATGATGAGATTGCAAAGGGATATTTACAAAAAGGATATGAATTAGGAGATGATCTATGTACTTGTCACGTAGGGTATAGTAAATATTATGGCAACTTAGGATATGAAAAGAATCAAGATGAAGGGTTGCAGTTGTTACAGAATATTGTAGCAAAGACAAAGATTGCTGCAGGGGAGTTGTTTTTATTGAATATTGAGTTTCGCAATTGTAATTCTCCAGAGGAAGGATGGCAGGTTATTGAAAAATATTCAGACTTATTACACAATCAAAAGAAAGGATTGTATGTTTTAGCTGATTATTATTTAAGAGAAGAGCAAGATGCTAAAGCTGCAGAAGTATTAGAGGAAGGAATTGCTAATAAAAGTGCTTATTCAGCTTATTTATTAGGAATGATGTGCTGTAATGGACGATTTGAAAGTTTGGGATATACTGTTGAAAGAGGGCGTGATTTACTTGATTATGCTTTCGATTACGGAATTGTATATAGTGGTTTTGTACTTGCGTATAGCTATTTGTATCCTCTAAATGGAGGAGAAAGAGACTTTAAAACTGCAATTGCTTTATTAGAGAAAACAGTTGCTTATGACTCAAATGAAGCTTTGTTAGAATTGGCAACTATTCGTCTGTACAATGAGGAATATAAAGATGTTGAAAAAGCAATAGGATATTTAGATAGAGCAATTGAGAACGGCTTTGATAGAGCAATGTCTGAAAAGGCTTTTGTTTTGTTAGATTCAGGAGAGGTAGAAAGCAATGTAGTAGAAGCAAAAGCTTTGTTAGAAGAGGCTACTAAATTAGGAAGTGATTATGCGCCTTACCGCTTAGGTATTGCTTATCAAAATACAGAGTTTGAAGATGAACCAAACTATGAGAAGGCACTTGAGTATTTTGAACTGTCTGCTGAAAGAAATAATGGAATGGGATTGGAATATGCAGGTAGGTATAATCGTTATGGATATGCAGGAGAACCTAATACAGAAAAGGCAATTGCTTATTATCAACAAGGAATAGAACAGCACGGATCTAACTACTGTAAAGTTGAGTTGGCTATGATGTTGGAGAGAGGTGAAGGTTTAGATGCTAATGCTGAGGAGGCACAAGCTTTATATATTGATGCTTTAAACAATGAGTATTTCTTTGCTGCCTTGCGTTTAGGGTTTATGAGTGAAGATGGTGTTGTAGGAGAACCAAACTTAGAGGAAGCTCGTAAGTATTTCCAGATTGCTGCAGATAATGATATTGCAGAGGGAGTTTATCATTTAGCACGTTTCTACCGTTATGGAATAGGAGGTGATAAAAATGAAGAAATGGCTTTTGAATTATTTGAGAAAGCATTAGAACTTGGTTTTGTAGATGCTAATGTTGACATCGCTTTGTTCTATGAAGAAGGTGTAAATGGTGGTGAACCAAATTACGCTAAAGCATTTGAATATATGCTGGAAGGAGCAGAAGCAGGTTTTAGTTATGCACAATATAAAGTTGGTGTTTACTATTCTTATGGTTATTTAGAAGAAAGAAATAGTGAAGAAGGAAAGAAATGGTTTGAAAAAGCTGTAGAAAATGGTTCGCCTTTAGGAATGTTAGCTTTAGGGGACTATTATTTATATGGTTATGGACCTGATCAAGAATATGAGAAGTCTTTTGAATATTACAAAATGGCTGAGGAGAGAGATTATATTTCAGAGGGAATAGGTATTTGTTATCAGTTTGGTTTTGGAGTTGAAAAAGATGATAAAAAAGCTTTCCAAGCATATAAAGCAGCGGCTGAGCGTCATTATGATGCAGCAATGTTTAGATTGGGATTATGTTACTACTATGGTAATGGTGTAGATAAGGATTTAGTAGAGGCATTTTACTACTTAAAAACAGTTGCTGACAATAGCTATATGGATGCAGTAAGTTATGTTGGAACAATGCTTATCAAAGGAGAAGGAACAGATAAAGATCCTGAATATGGGGTAAGTTATTTAATTCAGGCAGCTGAGGCTGGTATTGACAGTGCGCAGTATGAATTAGCAAATTGTTATTTAAAAGGAGAGGGTGTTCCTCAAAGTGATGAGCAAGCAATGCAATGGTATCAGCAAGCAGCTGAAAATGGAAATGAAGATGCTCAAAAAATTGTAGGAGGACCTCGTAAAAGAAGAAGATAATGGAAGATAAGAAACAATATCAGTTTCAAGTAAATATGAAAGGAATGATAGAATTGTTGTCAGAGCATATTTATAGCTCGCCAACAGTTTTTATCAGGGAATTATTGCAAAATGGAATGGATGCTGTTACTGTACGCAAAGGTATAGATGAACAGTTTAAAGGGGCTATTAATGTTACTTTTGAAGGTGATCGATTAATATTCCAAGACAATGGTGTTGGACTAACACAAGAGGATGTTCACCAATTTTTATCTGTGATTGGACAGAGTTCTAAAAGAGGTGAATTAGCAGATAAAGACTTAATAGGAAAGTTTGGTATTGGTCTGTTATCTTGTTTAGTAGTGAGTGAGGCTATTGTTGTTGAATCTCGTTCTCTTTATAGAGAGGAGTCTGTTCGTTGGACTGGTAGAGCTGATGGTACTTATAATGTTGAAATGATTGACTTACTTCCAGAGGTTGGAACAAAGGTAATCTTGGATGCAAAGAAGGCTTGGAAGTCCTTGTTTAAAAAAGATGAGGTTAAACAAAACATATTGTTTTACGGAAGTGCTTTACCAATTGAAGTAAATTTAATTGAGAACGGTGAAGTAGATCAAATATTAAATGGTAATCCTGTTTGGTTAGATCCAGAAAGTACAAAAGAAGAACTTTTAGCTTACGGAAAGGAAGTATTTAAAACAAAGTTTTTAGATGTTTTCCGATTACAGTCTGATGCAGGAGAACTACAAGGAGTTGCTTTTATTATTCCTAATAAGGTAAATACAACCGCTACAAAAGAGCATAAAATATTCTTGAAAAGAATGTATTTGTGTGATCAAGCAAGTAATTTATTGCCAGAGTGGACTTCTTTTGTACGTTGTGTAATTAATGCAAATGCATTACAACCAACAGCGTCAAGAGAGTCGTTAATGAATAATACGGTTCTTCAAGAAACGAAGAAAGAGTTGAGTATTTGTTTTAAAGACTATTTGAAGTCATTATCTCTAACGGACATTGACACGTTAGAAAAGATTATCAATATTCACCATATGTTTATTAAAGCATTGGCGGCATCTGATTCTGAGATAATGAACTTATTTGAGGATTATTTACCTTTTGAAACCAATCAAGGGATGCTTGCTTTTGGGGATATCAAAGAGTCTGTAGATAAAATATACTTTACACCTTCTTTAGATGATTTTAGACAGATAAGACGTATTGCAGGTTCTCAAAAGAAATTAGTGATTAATGCGGCTTATAGTTATGAAACAGATTTAATTGAAAAAATTAAGCGTAGTCATCCTGAGTTAAGCATAGAGAAAATTAATCCAAATGATATTCTGGAGGAGTTTGAAGATGCAGTTGAATCTGAAGAGTTGATTGAAAAGTTTGTATTAGAGGCTAATAAAATCTTGAAGAAGCATTTTTGTAGAGCTGAAGTTAAGCGCTTTGAACCAAAAGATACAACGGCTATCTATATTGCCAATGAGGATGCAATAGCGTCTAAGAATATTCAGAGTCTTTCTCAAACGTCAAATCCTTTTGCGTCGACTTTACATCATTTTAAGAAAAAAGAGGAAGTAATGCCGACGTTGTGTTTTAATCAACAAAGTGATTTGGTAACGAAAATTATGCATATTGACGATCCAGAGTTGTTTGAAGCATTAATCAATGTCTTGTACGTTCAAGCATTAATGTTGGGTGGATATACAATCAATAAAAAAGAGATGGATACGTTTAATGATGCGTTGTATCAGTTTATGATCTTAGGTATGTCTAATTTTTTACCTAAGTTTTAATGTATCGATTACAAATACAAAAGTTAGCTTTAGAAATAGAAGAGCATTACAGCGATTATGATCGTTGTATTGCTTTGTTACAGCAAGCAATTCAAATTGCGGATAAACACAATGATCTGGATTGGGGAGTTGATTTACGCAGTTATTTAATAAGAAAAGAAAGTGCTACGTCTATGTGTATTCATAGTCCGGCTGCTTTTGCTTGGATCTTAAATGTGTGTGATGAATATCCTGAGGAGTTTTCAGATGCTGAGTTTTTAGGTTTATATGAGTGGATGCTTGGAGCAGTTAATTGTAATACAGATATTCCTTTAGAACACACCCAAACTGTAGCGCTTGATTTAGAAAGGCGTTTAGAGAAAAACGGAATGAGTAAACGAGGGCTATACTTTTGTTTAGCTGAATTTGCTCAGAATAGAGGAGATGTCGCAAAAGGATGTGAGTATATAGATTTAGCAAAACTTGAACCTAAAGAAGATGATGAAGATGAGGTGGTAGAGTATGATTATTCTGTAGAAAGGGCATCTATTATAGGAGACTTTGAAGAGGCTATATATTTAGCCAATCAAATGGAACTAAAGAAGCTTTCTGCATTTTCATTGCCTTTTGAAAGCTATTGTGCAATGACCTATTTTATGGCAAGAAGAGGAGATAGTCGTGCTTCTATTTATTTAGAAAAAGCTAAGGAAGCATTTTATAAGGTAGAGGGAGTAAATAGTTCGATGTTGTTTAGTATGACAAGGTTTATTTACACACTACACTTGTTAGAAGACGAACTTCTTTATAGTATGTTTGAATTAGTAGTAGATTGGCAAGTGGGGGCAGAGGACTTTTTACAAATGGCTTTTAGTCAACATATAGCTGCGGTATTTGTAAAAGGTGGTACAAGAGAATTAAAAATATCTCCTAAACAGCCTTATTATAAACAAGAAGGAATTTATGATTTAGCAGTGTTAGCGGCTTATTACTATTCTATAGCAGAGTCATTTTCTACTAAATTCGATCAAAGAAATGGCAATAATCATTGCTGTACTGAGCTGAAGCAATTACAAGAAGAAAACCAACCAAAAAAATAAAAGGATGAGTTATAATTTAGAGATTCAAAAGATTTTATTAAAGCTGGATGATTTGCAGAATTTTTCAGATAGAGTAAAGGCTTTAAAGGAGGCAATTGCAATTGCAGATAAACATAATGATATAGATTGGGGGTTTGATTTGCGTTTGGACTTAATTAGACAAGAGCGCAATACTTCTAAATGTGAGGAGAGTTTTCCTGCGTTTGCTTGGATTTTAAACGCAAGTGATGAAAATGACGACTACTTTGATGAGGCTGATTTTTTATGGGAATATAAATGGATGTTTTGTTCTGCTTACCGCAGTTCAGCTATTCCAATGGAGCAGGTTTTGGAGATAGGAGAAGATTTGAAACGCCGTTTAGTTAAGAATGGTTTTAGTCTTCGCGCTTATTATAATGTTATGACAGGTTTGTCATTACATCTTAGAGATTATAAAAAGGCACAAGAGTACATTGATTTAGCTGATGCTGAAATCATAGATGATATGACTAATTGTCCGGCTTGTGAATTAGATACAAAGGTAGAAACGTTATTGTATCAAGGATTTGTTGAAGAGTCTCTAATCAAAGCTCAAGATTTGATTAATAAAAAACTGACGTGTTATTCAATGCCTTTTCAAACATTTTGCTGTTTTGCTTATTGGTTAGAACAAGCAGGAGATGATAGAGCCAGTATCTATTTTGACAAAGCAATGGAGGAATATCACGCACACGATCAATATGATAGTTCTGTTGGGTATTCAATGGGACTATTAGTTGCTTATATGCACAAAAAGAATCATCCAGATACTTGGTCATTTTTTGAAAAGATTGCAGATTGGCAATTAGGAGCAGAGGATTTACATATTTTTAATTTCGCTAAGTATATGGCACCACTTATGAAAAATGGTGGTAAACAAAGACTGGAGTTGTCTTCACTACTTCCATATTATCAAGAAAGCGGTGAATATGATTTATCTGAACTATATGTTTATTTTAAAGATATAGCTTATGACTATGCTAATCGTTTTGATCAGCGTAATGGTAATGACAATTTTAAAACAGAAGTTGACGAAATGTTAACTTAGCGTTTTTACAATATTGCAAAGGCAAGTGGTTTTTTCTGCTTGCCTTTTTTAATAGGATTAATATAATAACTTTAGACATTAAGAGGTTAAAAGTGATAAGAATAAATATATGAGTTATACACTGGATATACAGAAAATAGTTTTAAAGATTAATGAAACAAAGGTTATAGCTGATCAATTGGTGTTAATTAAAGAGGCTATTGCCATTGCGGATAAACACAATGATATTGATTGGGGATTTGATTTAAGATTGTTGTTGATAAATACAGAGAACCATACGCCACGTACGTCTTTAAGTTATCCTGCTTTTACTTGGATTTTAAATACAAGTGATAGCAATGAAGGATATTTTGAAGAGAAAGACTTTTTATATGAATATAAGTGGATGTACGCTATTTCATCGGGGTCTACAGCTATTACCAAAGAACAATTAAAGGAGATAGGAGATGATTTTCATAAACGTTTGTTGAAAAATGGATATAGCAGTCGTGGATATTACCACATTTTAGCTATTTGGTACCAGCATTTACGAGAGTATGACAAAGCAATGGAAATAGTTAATTTAATGGGGGAGGAGTTGGTTGACGAATTAAGTGATAATCCTCCTTTTGAACACGCTATAAAGACGTATAATCTTTTAGCTCAAGGGAAGTTTGAAGAGGCAAAAATAGCAGCACGAGATCTGTTTGCAAATCGCTTTGAGTTTATAGAGACCGCTTTTGAAACATATATGGTATTTGCTTATGAACATTTTATTCGTGGCAATGTGAATGAGGCACGTGAATATTTTGAGCTTGCTCAGTGTAATATGTCAGTATATGATGAGAATGATCCGATAACACATTTTAGATCACGTATTTTCTATATGTACTTATCGTGGCAGTTTGGAGGAGAAGAGTGTTGGGATGTCTTTGAGAAGTTTTGTATCTGGGAAAATGGAGCAGATAGTCATTATTCATTAATATTTACCAAACACGCTATGTGTCTTTTAAAAGAGGGAGGAACCAGGAAGTTTAACTTTCCAGTGTCGTTACCTTATTACCAAGAAAGTGGAGAGTATGATTTGAAAGTGCTGTGTAATTATTTCAAAGACTGTGCTTTTGATTTGGTAGCTCGCTTTGATAATAGAAATGGGAATAATAATTTCACAAAAGAAGCAAATCGACTTTTTGCTATACCACGCCTATAAGTATAGGAAAAGATGCATATTATAAAAGGGCTATTTCAACTTGAAATAGCCCTTTGTTATTTAAAATAAACTTATTTGTCCTTCTTGGTCAAAAGAAGAGTTTTTCTTTTCTTTTTTTCTTTCTTTCTTAGGTTTGTTTACAATTGGTTCTGTAACAATTGTCTCTACGTCAAAGATTTCAATTTGCATAACATCTTTCGTATTAGGAGTGTTTTGGGTTCCTACTTCTGAAGTTATTTCCTCTTG contains these protein-coding regions:
- a CDS encoding tetratricopeptide repeat protein, which translates into the protein MRNSFNEYKSYVSDFAADSVSLTEQAKSFIEANDYNDPNQWYKAYAICLLAVKEAKSNEVIEELYIQLNEDSNCVHSSMSLNAEDYATWFTDVRELNNLFINQGFIRAYGFQYELFLNARFSYKDDEIAKGYLQKGYELGDDLCTCHVGYSKYYGNLGYEKNQDEGLQLLQNIVAKTKIAAGELFLLNIEFRNCNSPEEGWQVIEKYSDLLHNQKKGLYVLADYYLREEQDAKAAEVLEEGIANKSAYSAYLLGMMCCNGRFESLGYTVERGRDLLDYAFDYGIVYSGFVLAYSYLYPLNGGERDFKTAIALLEKTVAYDSNEALLELATIRLYNEEYKDVEKAIGYLDRAIENGFDRAMSEKAFVLLDSGEVESNVVEAKALLEEATKLGSDYAPYRLGIAYQNTEFEDEPNYEKALEYFELSAERNNGMGLEYAGRYNRYGYAGEPNTEKAIAYYQQGIEQHGSNYCKVELAMMLERGEGLDANAEEAQALYIDALNNEYFFAALRLGFMSEDGVVGEPNLEEARKYFQIAADNDIAEGVYHLARFYRYGIGGDKNEEMAFELFEKALELGFVDANVDIALFYEEGVNGGEPNYAKAFEYMLEGAEAGFSYAQYKVGVYYSYGYLEERNSEEGKKWFEKAVENGSPLGMLALGDYYLYGYGPDQEYEKSFEYYKMAEERDYISEGIGICYQFGFGVEKDDKKAFQAYKAAAERHYDAAMFRLGLCYYYGNGVDKDLVEAFYYLKTVADNSYMDAVSYVGTMLIKGEGTDKDPEYGVSYLIQAAEAGIDSAQYELANCYLKGEGVPQSDEQAMQWYQQAAENGNEDAQKIVGGPRKRRR
- a CDS encoding HSP90 family protein gives rise to the protein MEDKKQYQFQVNMKGMIELLSEHIYSSPTVFIRELLQNGMDAVTVRKGIDEQFKGAINVTFEGDRLIFQDNGVGLTQEDVHQFLSVIGQSSKRGELADKDLIGKFGIGLLSCLVVSEAIVVESRSLYREESVRWTGRADGTYNVEMIDLLPEVGTKVILDAKKAWKSLFKKDEVKQNILFYGSALPIEVNLIENGEVDQILNGNPVWLDPESTKEELLAYGKEVFKTKFLDVFRLQSDAGELQGVAFIIPNKVNTTATKEHKIFLKRMYLCDQASNLLPEWTSFVRCVINANALQPTASRESLMNNTVLQETKKELSICFKDYLKSLSLTDIDTLEKIINIHHMFIKALAASDSEIMNLFEDYLPFETNQGMLAFGDIKESVDKIYFTPSLDDFRQIRRIAGSQKKLVINAAYSYETDLIEKIKRSHPELSIEKINPNDILEEFEDAVESEELIEKFVLEANKILKKHFCRAEVKRFEPKDTTAIYIANEDAIASKNIQSLSQTSNPFASTLHHFKKKEEVMPTLCFNQQSDLVTKIMHIDDPELFEALINVLYVQALMLGGYTINKKEMDTFNDALYQFMILGMSNFLPKF